In Sphingobium sp. B2D3C, a genomic segment contains:
- a CDS encoding DUF3237 domain-containing protein, whose amino-acid sequence MSFSTLDQPVLEFAFECRLMFTRVFGVPNVHNGGFRSAVLVDEGHFEGPRLRGRAVPNSGGDYAHFRDDDTAVFDARYLLETDDGEIIYMQNKGYLWGRKPDSMARLRAWAFEGGEPVAHEDYYLRAQPTFETSKGKYDWMTRHVFVGVGERKPDGNLVRYYALT is encoded by the coding sequence ATGTCCTTCTCGACCCTCGACCAGCCCGTGCTTGAGTTCGCCTTCGAGTGCCGCCTCATGTTCACGCGGGTCTTCGGCGTGCCCAATGTCCATAATGGCGGCTTCCGCTCGGCGGTGCTCGTGGATGAAGGGCATTTCGAGGGGCCGCGGCTGCGGGGGCGGGCCGTGCCCAATTCCGGCGGCGATTACGCCCATTTCCGCGATGACGATACCGCCGTGTTCGATGCCCGCTATCTGCTTGAAACCGACGATGGCGAGATCATCTACATGCAGAACAAGGGCTATCTCTGGGGTCGCAAGCCGGACTCCATGGCAAGGCTGCGCGCCTGGGCCTTCGAGGGCGGCGAGCCGGTCGCGCATGAGGATTATTATCTGCGCGCGCAGCCGACCTTCGAGACGAGCAAGGGCAAATATGACTGGATGACCCGCCATGTCTTCGTGGGCGTGGGCGAGCGCAAGCCGGATGGCAATCTGGTGCGCTATTATGCGCTGACCTGA
- a CDS encoding aldehyde dehydrogenase produces MAGHNPEGVFVKEPGKVWINGQWRAPNSGRFIELVSPNTEQVVGAVAEADEADMDAAVAAARAAFDHGPWPRMSVAERNEIMKKITAHLQSRASELAKAWTAQMGGLASFAPGMVAGATMQFDQTREVGANFQYVQQRETQAAAAAYLVYEPVGVVASIAPWNGPYGIMASKVANALITGCTVIMKPSPETPLEAYIIAEACEAAGVPAGVVNLVCGHREASDHLVCNPGVDKVSFTGSTVAGKRIASVCGERIARCTLELGGKSAAIVRDDFSAEETAKLMTQTISLLSGQVCAMLSRLIVPRGRQDEIADAIATEMQKVKIGYSDDPTTQLGPLAMKRQLERVESYIEEGKKTADLVTGGNRPKHLNQGYFIEPTLFKNVDNKSRIAQEEIFGPVLSIIPVDNEEEAIAVANDSNYGLSGSVLTKDAQAAFDVARRIRTGGIGQNGLKVDWGLPFGGYKQSGIGREGGVDGLMAYLEIKAMYMDAPVNAA; encoded by the coding sequence GTGGCAGGACATAATCCCGAAGGCGTGTTCGTGAAGGAGCCCGGCAAGGTCTGGATCAACGGGCAATGGCGCGCGCCTAACAGCGGGCGGTTCATCGAGCTGGTTTCGCCGAACACCGAGCAGGTGGTCGGCGCCGTGGCGGAAGCCGATGAGGCGGACATGGACGCTGCCGTTGCCGCCGCCCGCGCTGCCTTCGACCACGGTCCGTGGCCGCGCATGAGCGTTGCTGAGCGCAACGAGATCATGAAGAAGATCACTGCGCATCTGCAGAGCCGCGCGAGCGAGTTGGCCAAGGCCTGGACCGCGCAGATGGGTGGCCTCGCGAGCTTCGCGCCCGGCATGGTCGCCGGCGCAACCATGCAGTTCGATCAGACTCGCGAGGTGGGTGCCAACTTCCAGTATGTCCAGCAGCGCGAGACGCAGGCCGCTGCCGCTGCCTATCTCGTCTATGAGCCGGTCGGCGTGGTCGCATCCATCGCGCCGTGGAACGGGCCTTATGGCATCATGGCCTCCAAGGTCGCCAATGCGCTCATCACGGGCTGCACGGTCATCATGAAGCCCTCGCCGGAGACGCCGCTGGAGGCCTATATCATTGCCGAGGCGTGCGAGGCGGCGGGCGTGCCGGCGGGCGTCGTCAATCTCGTCTGCGGTCATCGCGAGGCGAGCGATCATCTCGTCTGCAATCCCGGCGTGGACAAGGTGAGCTTCACCGGTTCCACCGTCGCGGGCAAGCGCATCGCCAGCGTGTGCGGCGAGCGGATCGCGCGCTGCACGTTGGAGCTGGGCGGTAAGTCCGCTGCCATCGTGCGCGACGATTTCTCCGCCGAGGAGACGGCCAAGCTGATGACGCAGACGATCAGCCTGCTCTCCGGGCAGGTCTGCGCGATGCTCAGCCGGCTGATCGTCCCGCGCGGCCGGCAGGACGAGATTGCCGATGCCATTGCGACGGAAATGCAGAAGGTGAAGATCGGCTATTCGGACGATCCGACGACGCAGCTCGGCCCGCTCGCGATGAAACGTCAGCTCGAGCGCGTGGAAAGCTATATTGAGGAAGGCAAGAAGACGGCCGATCTGGTGACCGGTGGCAACCGCCCCAAGCATCTCAACCAGGGCTATTTCATCGAGCCAACGCTCTTCAAGAATGTCGATAACAAGTCGAGGATCGCCCAGGAGGAAATCTTCGGCCCGGTCCTCAGCATCATCCCGGTGGATAATGAGGAGGAGGCCATCGCCGTCGCCAATGACAGCAATTACGGCCTCTCGGGCTCAGTGCTGACCAAGGATGCGCAGGCCGCGTTCGACGTCGCCCGGCGCATCCGCACCGGCGGTATCGGCCAGAACGGGCTGAAGGTCGATTGGGGCCTGCCTTTCGGTGGCTACAAGCAGTCCGGCATCGGCCGCGAAGGCGGCGTGGACGGGCTGATGGCCTATCTGGAGATCAAGGCCATGTACATGGACGCGCCGGTCAACGCGGCGTGA
- a CDS encoding TauD/TfdA dioxygenase family protein, with protein MITVNQLHPLFFGEIVGADLKAEPTEDLRQAVQDAMDKHIVCVVRQGPITDEEHIRFARLFGPLEYPPNYGKRPAGRIAPELFSAGNLDPDGNIKPLTPANANIAKGAERFHADSSFNPLPSKWSMLRGVECPPSEVGGDTLFLDLRAAYDDLPQAMKEKVDGMTGIHDFWRGRQYAGLEVTEEMKAAMPMPPVHHPLVREAPLGRKALFVGGHCVGVVGMSDDEGHAFVEELYAHVTQPKYIHRHQWTEGDIVIWDNRYALHAATPLETDQYRRDMRRATLNESGEEGDTYEFRRRQSEAVH; from the coding sequence ATGATCACCGTCAATCAGCTTCATCCCCTGTTCTTCGGCGAGATCGTCGGGGCGGACCTCAAGGCCGAGCCGACCGAGGATCTGCGCCAGGCGGTGCAGGATGCGATGGACAAGCACATCGTCTGCGTCGTGCGGCAGGGGCCGATCACGGATGAGGAGCATATCCGCTTCGCCCGGCTGTTCGGGCCGCTGGAATATCCGCCCAATTACGGCAAGCGCCCGGCGGGCCGGATCGCGCCGGAACTGTTCTCGGCCGGCAATCTCGATCCTGATGGCAATATCAAGCCGCTGACCCCGGCCAATGCAAACATCGCCAAGGGTGCCGAGCGCTTTCATGCGGACAGCTCGTTCAACCCCCTGCCCTCCAAATGGTCGATGCTGCGCGGCGTTGAGTGTCCTCCTTCGGAGGTCGGCGGCGACACGCTGTTCCTCGATCTGCGCGCGGCTTATGACGATCTGCCGCAGGCGATGAAGGAAAAGGTGGATGGCATGACCGGCATCCACGATTTCTGGCGCGGCCGCCAATATGCCGGGCTTGAGGTCACCGAGGAAATGAAGGCCGCGATGCCGATGCCGCCGGTGCATCATCCGCTGGTGCGTGAGGCGCCGCTGGGGCGCAAGGCACTGTTCGTCGGCGGGCATTGCGTGGGCGTGGTCGGCATGAGCGACGATGAGGGCCACGCCTTTGTGGAAGAGCTGTACGCTCATGTGACTCAGCCCAAATATATCCACCGCCACCAGTGGACCGAAGGCGACATCGTGATCTGGGACAATCGCTACGCCCTGCACGCCGCGACGCCGCTGGAGACGGACCAGTATCGCCGCGACATGCGCCGCGCGACGCTCAACGAGAGCGGCGAGGAAGGCGACACCTATGAGTTCCGCCGGCGTCAGTCCGAGGCGGTTCACTGA
- a CDS encoding SDR family NAD(P)-dependent oxidoreductase has protein sequence MKTVAGTMAFITGGASGIGLGMARALAAQGARIAVCDVRADHLAQAAQVAADEGWADRFRALQLDVRDRDAFAAALDEAEAALGPLQILINNAGIGIQGPVDEATYADWDWAIGVNLMGVVNGLVSGLPRIKGHGLGGHVVNTASQGAIMQARATRGVYAPTKAAVISMTEHLKLELDAKGSSMGGSSMGGGAIGATVVCPGPVRTNIEETEQHRPAEFQVDTPFRHRDETPPPGALPPTAPGFWLDPLTVGQMTVDAILTGKLYVITHPAFIGSVKARHAGIEAAMAEDYLPR, from the coding sequence ATGAAGACAGTAGCAGGCACGATGGCCTTCATCACCGGCGGTGCGAGCGGCATCGGCCTTGGCATGGCGCGCGCGCTGGCGGCGCAGGGCGCCAGGATCGCGGTGTGCGATGTGCGCGCCGATCATCTGGCGCAGGCGGCGCAGGTCGCGGCGGACGAGGGCTGGGCGGATCGCTTCCGCGCGCTCCAACTCGATGTGCGAGACCGCGACGCCTTCGCCGCTGCGCTGGACGAGGCCGAGGCCGCGCTCGGCCCGCTGCAGATCCTCATCAACAATGCCGGCATCGGCATCCAGGGCCCGGTCGATGAAGCGACCTATGCGGATTGGGATTGGGCCATTGGCGTCAATCTGATGGGCGTGGTCAACGGCCTCGTTTCGGGCCTGCCACGCATAAAGGGGCATGGGCTGGGCGGGCATGTCGTCAACACCGCCTCGCAGGGTGCGATCATGCAGGCGCGCGCCACGCGCGGCGTCTACGCGCCGACCAAGGCGGCGGTCATTTCCATGACCGAGCATCTCAAGCTGGAGCTGGATGCCAAGGGCAGCAGCATGGGGGGCAGCAGCATGGGAGGCGGCGCGATCGGCGCCACGGTGGTGTGCCCCGGCCCAGTGCGAACCAATATCGAGGAGACCGAGCAGCACCGCCCGGCGGAGTTTCAGGTGGATACACCCTTCCGCCACCGGGACGAAACGCCGCCCCCCGGCGCCCTGCCGCCAACGGCGCCGGGTTTCTGGCTCGACCCGTTGACCGTCGGGCAGATGACCGTGGACGCGATCCTCACCGGCAAGCTCTATGTCATCACCCACCCGGCCTTCATCGGCTCGGTGAAGGCCCGTCATGCCGGCATCGAGGCGGCGATGGCGGAGGATTATCTGCCGCGCTGA
- a CDS encoding glutathione S-transferase family protein, whose translation MTVDLYHGEPASNSLKVLQAIHEKGVPFTSHYINLMKFEQHAPAYVAINPAGQVPTLVHDGRVLTESTVINEYIDDAFDGPPLKPADPYLQGQMRIWTKYVDEVFRPSLSFLAWHRVIPGMAKALPEGEFEARLKRIPLKEKRDKWELAANGGFSERELEGWRANLEDVTDRVEKALAGHDWLVGGMVTLADIAVFAMAISMPRSHPDLWNETRTPQAMAWMARMKARPGVAAALAMPDHTGMVSRKD comes from the coding sequence ATGACCGTGGACCTCTATCATGGCGAGCCGGCTTCCAACAGCCTGAAGGTCTTGCAGGCCATTCATGAGAAAGGCGTGCCCTTCACCAGCCATTACATCAACCTGATGAAGTTCGAGCAGCATGCGCCGGCCTATGTCGCGATCAACCCCGCCGGACAGGTGCCGACGCTTGTGCACGACGGCCGGGTGCTGACGGAATCGACGGTCATCAACGAATATATCGACGACGCCTTCGATGGCCCGCCGCTCAAGCCGGCCGATCCCTATCTGCAGGGGCAGATGCGCATCTGGACCAAATATGTCGATGAGGTGTTCCGCCCGTCCCTCTCCTTCCTCGCCTGGCATCGGGTGATCCCCGGCATGGCCAAGGCGCTGCCCGAGGGCGAGTTCGAGGCGCGGCTCAAGCGCATCCCGCTCAAGGAAAAGCGCGACAAATGGGAGCTGGCGGCCAATGGCGGCTTTTCCGAGCGGGAACTTGAGGGCTGGCGCGCCAATCTGGAGGACGTGACCGACCGGGTGGAGAAGGCTTTGGCAGGTCATGACTGGCTGGTCGGGGGCATGGTCACGCTGGCCGACATCGCCGTCTTCGCCATGGCCATCTCCATGCCGCGCAGCCACCCCGATCTGTGGAACGAAACACGCACGCCGCAGGCCATGGCGTGGATGGCGCGGATGAAGGCCCGCCCGGGCGTGGCAGCAGCGCTGGCGATGCCGGATCACACCGGCATGGTCTCCCGCAAGGATTGA